The Lycium ferocissimum isolate CSIRO_LF1 chromosome 10, AGI_CSIRO_Lferr_CH_V1, whole genome shotgun sequence genome window below encodes:
- the LOC132032588 gene encoding uncharacterized protein LOC132032588: protein MVFRRILVVMMGCLGCADQQTEPNENNMESKSSVVDETAITTPRVRLSDGRYLAYRERGVPKNKCKYSIIIVHGFGSSKDMSFMASDELLDGMGIYLLIYDRAGYGESDPNPKRSVKSEASDIEELADQLQLGSKYYVIGVSLGCYPAWSCIKRIPQKLAGVALVVPFVNYKWHSLPDDQTKDDYRKQLCRLALLLTRHTPGLLHWWFTQKLFPSATALEANPTFFCDKDLDVLKNTPGYQLFTQDGLRKRRVFDSLRRDFIVAFSKWDFDPLELSNPYPQNESSVHIWQGYEDKVVHVQLQRYVSQRLPWIRYHEVPDGGHLIVYDNVVCEAVLKSLLLGQDPSLYRPKLAD from the exons ATGGTTTTCAGAAGAATTCTTGTTGTGATGATGGGTTGTTTAGGATGTGCTGATCAGCAAACAGAACCAAATGAAAATAATATGGAATCCAAGTCATCAGTTGTAGATGAAACTGCTATTACTACTCCTAGAGTTAGACTTAGTGATGGGAGATACTTGGCTTACAGAGAAAGAGGAGTACCAAAGAACAAGTGCAAATACAGTATCATTATTGTGCATGGTTTTGGCAGCTCCAAAGATATGAGCTTTATGGCTTCTGAT GAACTCCTGGATGGAATGGGGATATACCTTCTGATATATGACAGAGCTGGATATGGAGAGAGCGATCCAAATCCAAAGCGCTCGGTTAAAAGTGAAGCATCTGATATCGAAGAATTAGCTGATCAATTGCAATTAGGATCTAAGTACTATGTTATTGGCGTATCGTTGGGATGTTACCCTGCTTGGAGCTGCATCAAACGCATCCctcaaaa GCTTGCAGGAGTGGCTCTAGTAGTCCCATTTGTCAATTACAAATGGCATTCACTACCTGATGATCAAACAAAGGATGATTACAGGAAACAACTCTGCCGGTTGGCGCTTTTGCTCACACGCCATACTCCAGGGCTATTACATTGGTGGTTCACTCAAAAACTGTTCCCATCAGCTACTGCTCTTGAAGCAAATCCGACATTTTTTTGTGATAAAGATTTGGATGTCTTGAagaatacaccaggatatcaACTGTTCACTCAG GACGGGCTAAGGAAACGGAGGGTATTCGACTCCCTTCGTCGCGACTTTATTGTGGCGTTTAGCAAGTGGGATTTTGATCCACTGGAGCTAAGTAACCCGTACCCACAAAACGAAAGCTCTGTTCATATCTGGCAAGGTTACGAGGACAAGGTTGTGCATGTTCAATTACAAAGATACGTCTCGCAAAGGCTCCCTTGGATTCGGTATCATGAAGTTCCTGATGGTGGTCACTTGATTGTGTATGATAATGTTGTGTGTGAAGCTGTCTTAAAATCACTTTTGCTTGGTCAAGATCCCTCATTGTACAGGCCTAAATTAGCTGACTGA